The Dendropsophus ebraccatus isolate aDenEbr1 chromosome 3, aDenEbr1.pat, whole genome shotgun sequence genome includes a region encoding these proteins:
- the LOC138786815 gene encoding gastrula zinc finger protein XlCGF67.1-like encodes MEDIPTGKDLDCFNATDIRIKVEEETDVSGDEQYKEDVTTGENQNYFNAIDIMIKEEETDYSSDEQYKEDITTAGDPITENTYEEHIPSAHHSKDLSSDPVIQVPSSINDNKRRRRNVEYQNPPTEENPWSCSDCGKCFTVKSKYFRHRRTHTGVKPYPCQECGKCFRQKSALGRHLRIHTGEKPFSCSICGKCFTHKAHVITHYKIHTGEKPFSCSECGKSFIARSTLTKHERIHTGEKPYSCPKCPKCFAVKSNLDRHLKTH; translated from the exons ATGGAGGACATTCCTACAGGGAAGGATCTGGACTGTTTTAATGCTACAGACATAAGGATAAAAGTagaagaggagacagatgtgagcggtgatgagcagtataaggaggacgtcaCTACAGGAGAGAATCAGAATTATTTTAATGCTATAGACATAAtgataaaagaagaagagacagattacagcagtgatgagcagtataaggaggacatcactacag CAGGTGATCCTATCACAGAaaatacatatgaagaacatatACCCAGCGCCCATCACAGCAAAGATCTGTCCTCtgatcctgttatacaagtcccatcttctatAAATGATAATAAACGTCGTAGAAGGAATGTTGAATATCAGAATCCTCCCACAGAAGAGAATCCGTGGTCATGCTCAgactgtggaaaatgttttacagtgaaatcaAAATATTTTAGACAtcggagaactcacacaggggtaAAGCCATATCCATGccaagaatgtgggaaatgttttaggcAGAAATCAGCTCTTGGTAGACatctgagaattcacacaggggagaagccattttcctgctcaatatgtggaaaatgtttcactCATAAAGCACATGTTATTACCCATtataaaattcacacaggggagaagccgttttcatgctctgaatgtggaaaaagttttaTCGCAAGATCAACTCTTACTAAAcacgagagaattcacacaggggagaagccatattcatgtccaAAATGTCCGAAATGTTTTGCTGTGAAATCAAATCTTGATAGACATCTAAAAACTCACTGa